The following proteins are encoded in a genomic region of Rissa tridactyla isolate bRisTri1 chromosome 5, bRisTri1.patW.cur.20221130, whole genome shotgun sequence:
- the REELD1 gene encoding reelin domain-containing protein 1, which translates to MEDSRRAPMAVIVWACTTLCLVSYAAAFSHGASLSACADMMPKHLRAQLHSPNNNYITVHTNMSFYFPGDKVPVTVRSTRDFMGFLLQARKVSNDEIAGTFVFIPPGSKLLTCFEDGDTVTHSDKSLKRNLSFVWKAPDQPIGDIKFFISVVQSYFVYWAKIESAIVAQRGQYKTLAGSGKKPDAVSPEPRQGPADPHPTWTASKGPTSPVAATGSPQRTPTPPASPTAIAETPALEPGFGMGSDARPDAEPKELAWPSRAVSSGSGESSIQGLEPSLPTRDPGTADALRGFISQDNASSYSTSDRAGRVASAATTRLCLMCKDKGQASTESRTILKASPPATVSPSAPHVHTHRGDAAVTTAWFGDADAAGNLSSASRQMAERKLAPQPEVANARDEEEKEEEAAAGGNTLPWVTRPAPKSAVPGKGEDPDRGTRLLAAQLGILLVCTAALGLALAAAVRCVCAQHCHKRTEVSFSEPDPDVIAIQENGEVMHFRKIRENSFVLVQAEYNWVSPSSSGKKTII; encoded by the exons CCCTGTGCTTGGTCTCCTACGCAGCCGCCTTCTCACATGGCGCCAGCCTTTCTGCCTGTGCTGACATGATGCCCAAGCACCTGAGAGCGCAGCTGCACAGCCCCAACAACAACTACATTACTGTCCACACCAACATGTCCTTCTACTTCCCAGGGGACAAGGTTCCAG TGACAGTGAGGAGCACCCGGGATTTTATGGGCTTTTTGCTTCAAGCTCGCAAAGTGTCTAATGATGAAATCGCTGGCACATTCGTCTTCATTCCTCCTGGTTCCAAGCTGCTGACTTGTTTTGAAGATGGTGACACCGTCACCCACTCAGACAAGTCACTGAAGAGAAACCTGTCCTTCGTGTGGAAAGCACCAGACCAACCCATCGGAGACATCAAGTTTTT CATCTCCGTAGTCCAGTCATACTTCGTTTACTGGGCAAAGATCGAATCTGCTATCGTGGCTCAGCGAGGGCAATACAAAACGCTTGCTGGAAGTGGCAAGAAGCCCGACGCCGTGAGCCCCGAGCCCCGGCAAGGACCGGCCGACCCACACCCCACCTGGACGGCGAGCAAAG GTCCCACCTCTCCCGTGGCTGCCACCGGCTCCCCACAACGCACACCCacgcctcctgccagccccactgccatTGCGGAAACGCCGGCACTGGAGCCAGGTTTTGGTATGGGGTCAGATGCTCGTCCCGATGCTGAGCCAAAGGAGCTGGCCTGGCCTTCACGGGCTGTGTCCAGTGGGAGCGGTGAGTCCAGCATTCAGGGGCTGGAGCCGTCTCTCCCCACCCGAGACCCTGGCACGGCGGATGCCTTGCGAGGTTTCATCTCCCAGGACAATGCCTCCAGCTACAGCACCTCCGACAG AGCAGGACGCGTTGCCAGCGCTGCCACCACACGCTTGTGCCTGATGTGTAAAGACAAGGGGCAG GCCAGTACCGAGAGCAGGACCATCTTGAAAGCCTCCCCACCTGCGACAGTTTCTCCTTCTGCCCCGCACGTACACACTCACCGGGGTGACGCCGCTGTGACAACGGCCTGGTTTGGCGATGCTGACGCTGCTGGCAATTTGTCATCGGCTTCAAGGCAAATGGCAGAAAGAAAGCTGGCACCGCAGCCAGAGGTGGCAAACGCCAGGGacgaggaggagaaggaggaggaggcggcggcgggtgggAATACCCTGCCATGGGTGACCAGACCAGCTCCCAAATCTGCTGTTCCTGGGAAGGGGGAAGACCCCGACAGAGGGACCCGACTCCTAGCAGCCCAACTCGGCATCCTCCTGGTCTGCACGGCCGCCCTGGGCCTGGCGTTGGCAGCTGCCGTGCGCTGTGTCTGTGCCCAGCATTGCCACAAGCGGACAGAGGTCTCCTTCAGCGAGCCGGACCCCGACGTCATCGCCATCCAAGAAAACGGGGAGGTGATGCACTTCCGAAAGATCCGGGAGAACAGCTTCGTGCTGGTGCAAGCCGAGTACAACTGGGTCAGCCCCTCAAGCAGCGGGAAGAAGACAATCATCTGA